The following coding sequences lie in one Arachis ipaensis cultivar K30076 chromosome B03, Araip1.1, whole genome shotgun sequence genomic window:
- the LOC107629313 gene encoding histone deacetylase 9 isoform X2 — MITPDTQPLFSTELAKYNLGEDCPVFDNLFEFCQIYAGGTIDAARRLNNQLCDIAINWAGGLHHAKKCEASGFCYINDLVLGILELLKHHARVLYIDIDVHHGDGVEEAFYFTDRVMTVSFHKYGDMFFPGTGDAKEIGEKEGKYYAINVPFKDGIDDPSFTRLFKTIISKVVETYQPGAIVLQCGADSLAGDRLGCFNLSIDGHAECVRFVKRFNLPLLVTGGGGYTKENVARCWAVETGVLLDTELPNEIPDNDYIKYFAPDFSLKIPSGHIENLNSKSYLSTIKMQVLENLRCIQHAPSVQLQEVPPDFYIPDFDEDEQNPDERIDQHTQDKHIQRDDEYYEGDNDNDHMDIS, encoded by the exons ATAATCTTGGAGAAGACTGTCCTGTATTTGACAACTTGTTTGAATTTTGTCAGATTTATGCTGGAGGAACTATAG ATGCTGCCCGTCGACTAAACAATCAATTGTGTGATATAGCTATAAACTGGGCAGGTGGGTTACACCATGCTAAGAAATGCGAGGCATCTGGATTTTGCTACATCAATGACTTAGTTTTAGGTATCTTGGAGCTTCTCAAACATCATGCCCGAGTTCTGTATATTGATATAGATGTCCACCATGGTGATGGTGTAGAAGAAGCCTTCTACTTCACTGACAG GGTGATGACTGTCAGTTTTCACAAGTATGGAGATATGTTCTTTCCAGGTACTGGTGATGCTAAG GAAATAGGAGAAAAAGAAGGCAAGTATTATGCCATAAATGTCCCATTCAAGGATGGAATAGATGACCCTAGCTTCACTCGACTTTTCAAGACT ATTATCTCTAAAGTAGTGGAAACATATCAACCTGGTGCAATAGTTCTCCAGTGTGGAGCTGATTCACTTGCTGGAGATCGCCTGGGCTGCTTCAATCTCTCTATTGATG GTCATGCTGAATGTGTCAGATTCGTAAAGAGATTCAATTTGCCCTTGCTG GTCACTGGAGGTGGGGGATACACAAAAGAAAATGTTGCTCGGTGTTGGGCTGTCGAAACTGGAGTTCTCCTTGATACGGAGCTTCCTAATG AGATCCCAGATAATGATTATATTAAATATTTTGCACCAGACTTTTCCTTGAAGATTCCTAGTGGGCACATC GAAAACTTAAATAGCAAGTCATATCTCAGCACCATAAAAATGCAAGTCTTGGAAAATCTTCGTTGCATCCAACATGCGCCAAGTGTACAACTGCAGGAG GTTCCACCTGACTTCTACATTCCTGATTTTGATGAAGACGAGCAGAACCCAGATGAACGCATTGATC AACACACACAAGACAAACACATACAGCGTGATGATGAATACTATGAAGGTGACAATGATAATGATCACATGGATATTTCATGA